The Oxyura jamaicensis isolate SHBP4307 breed ruddy duck unplaced genomic scaffold, BPBGC_Ojam_1.0 oxyUn_random_OJ69777, whole genome shotgun sequence genome includes a region encoding these proteins:
- the RHBDD2 gene encoding rhomboid domain-containing protein 2 — translation SLGASGPALLRGGGGPGGPSAGSLRAGEVHRLLTYVFSYDDLMALSCGAVLVWYFAGSFEKNVGTAKHCFLTVLFAVLSALLHLLLEAVVSRVAEVEEPKGFTPVAFAMLGVSTTRSRMKRTPFFGVRVPVVLVPWFLLCLAWFIPRSSLLGNICGLLVGEAYGLGYCFCLDIPESVSSALDRLFPFSLLKRVPGLKYIPGSSAERRASESIKLTPPPGAYPTQSYCGSSPPALPAFPPQHPAAQSQGFQHSCTPGHGPAGGHEGTRPGSAAAYGLPSSPSQARGAFGDFYTQANAGASPGQCCQPGKFPVPQHVCPPGPQAPPGLEPPAGVPQALGHPAATAPPVPGEFSRIQVY, via the exons tCCACAGGCTGCTTACCTACGTCTTCAGCTACGACGACCTGATGGCCCTGTCCTGCGGGGCCGTTCTCGTCTGGTACTTTGCTGGCAGCTTCGAGAAGAACGTGGGCACGGCCAAGCACTGCTTCCTCACCGTCTTGTTCGCCGTCCTCTCCGccctcctgcacctcctgctTGAGGCTGTCGTCTCGAGGGTGGCGGAGGTGGAAGAGCCCAAGGGGTTCACGCCGGTGGCTTTTGCCATGTTGGGCGTGTCGACCACCCGCTCGCGGATGAAGAGAACCCCGTTTTTTGGGGTTAGGGTTCCGGTAGTGCTGGTGCCGTGGTTTCTGCTCTGCCTAGCGTGGTTTATCCCCCGCTCCTCCCTCCTCGGTAACATCTGTGGGCTTCTGGTTGGGGAAGCCT ACGGGCTCGGCTACTGCTTCTGCCTGGATATTCCCGAGTCGGTGAGCTCTGCGCTGGATCGGCTGTTCCCCTTCAGCCTGTTAAAGAGAGTGCCAGGCCTGAAATACATCCCGGGGTCCTCGGCAGAGAGGAGAGCCTCCGAGAGCATCAA gCTCACCCCTCCGCCGGGCGCCTACCCCACGCAAAGCTACTGCGGCTCCTCGCCTCCGGCTCTTCCCGCTTTCCCCCCgcagcaccctgctgctcagagccagggcttccagcacagctgcacGCCAGGACACGGCCCTGCGGGGGGACACGAGGGGACTCGACCCGGCTCTGCGGCAGCATACggcctcccttcctccccctcccaaGCCAGAGGTGCCTTCGGGGACTTTTACACCCAAGCCAACGCCGGAGCCTCGCCGGGACAGTGCTGCCAGCCAGGCAAGTTCCCCGTCCCGCAGCACGTGTGCCCGCCCGGACCGCAGGCACCCCCGGGCCTGGAGCCCCCGGCTGGGGTTCCGCAAGCCCTGGGGCATCCGGCAGCCACAGCACCGCCCGTCCCGGGTGAATTTTCCAGGATCCAGGTGTACTGA